The sequence GGAGCGTAAGACAAGAACATGCAGCTTTTTTAGTGAACTCAACCAGAACGGAAACGTGTCTTTGATTCTGTTTCTTTCCACATTCAGAACTTCAAGAGTAGAGAAATGGATCAAAGATCTTGGAAGCTTTCCCTCCAATTCGTTATGACTCACATCAAGCGAccttaaacttttaattatattctttGGAAGACTTCCACTCAGACGATTCCGACGTAGGTTTAGATCTGATAGAGTACTCATGAATTTTCCCATACAACGAGGGATTGAACCACTGAAGTCGTTGTTAGATAAATCGAGAATGATTAGAGAGCGTAACGAGCATATGAAAGATGGAATATCTCCACTGAAATTGTTGTTGGAGCCTAACAAGTGCTTCATAGATGGTTTCGAGGCAAATGATTTTTCAGGTTTCGTTGATCTTTCGAAACCGATGAAATTGTTGTTGGAAATATACATGTACTCCAACTGTAGTAGTAACCAGCTAGGAACTTGgcctttgattttgttgttggaaatgTCTAACGTCCTCATTTGGCGTTGCATTCTTAGGACCTCCGGAAACTCGGTGATACCGCATCTTGACAAGTTCAAAGAGACTATCAATTGCGAAGGATGGTCAGGAACTGAACTTTTGTTTGTGACAAAAACATGGTTGCCTGAGAGATCCAATGAAATGAGCATCTTGAAAGATGATAAGACTGCATTCAAGTCAATTATAGTGGTGGTGTTCGAATGGGATAGGTAAAGATTTCCAAGCAACTTGAGATGCGAGAGGATATTAAAGTCAACTGGGCCTTGGATGTTGAAATGGGAAAGGTCAAGTGTCCTAAGGTTGACTAATCTAGAAATAGATCTAGGGATTGGACCTCTCAAGTTGTTACCGCCAAGTTGTAACACTAGTAAATTAGACGGTGAAGATAAATTCCCAAACTCAAGAGTCCCGCTGAATTggttattttccaaaaaaataagagtTATAAAAGGAAgggtgaagagagaagaagggatgGTCCCAACGAAATTGTTTCCATTTGCGGAAAAGGACTCCAAGATGGAGAGTGAAGTGATGTTAGGAGGAAGCGTGCCTGTGAACTGATTGTGAAAGAGTGATAACTCAGACAACATTGTAAGATTGATTAGTTCACGTGGGAGGTTACCACTAAGCTTATTATTATCAACACGTAAGATAGACAATTGGTTCAAACTCCCAATAGAAGATGGGATTTCACCAACAAAATTGTTAGTAGAAAGGTCGAGAAAGGTGAGATACGACAGATTTCCAAGTGAAGATGGGATTTCACCAACAAGATTGTTACCATAGAAGCGTAGAGAGGTGAGGTGAAAAAGGTTTCCAAGTGAAGAAGGAATCCAACCACTGAAGTAGTTTCCAGAAAGGTAGAGAGAGGTGAGTTGAGAAAGGTTTCCAAAGGAAGATGGGATTTGACCACTCAAATGATTATATGAAAGGTCTAGAGTGGTTAGAAAACGAAAGTTTTGAAGCATAGAAAGATTACTATTGGAATGAAACCAGCCATGGAGGCAGCTGCACATAAGGTCTAGCTCGATTACTTCCCCGGACTTAGCATCGCAAGTAATACCTTCCCAACGACAACAGTCGCTGCTATTGCCCCATGAATTCGTCTTCGGAGGACCTGGACAACCAAAACAAGGCTTCTTAATATCAAACTTGTTCTTGAACTCAAGAAGTGCATCCCTTTGTTTGGGATGACATAAGTTTCTATTAGTAACAGCAAGAACATCTCgaaaattataaaagaacaagaagagaagaaaaaagaaaaaagtaatagGAATGAGACTCATTGACTGTATCgaatatgaatataatgaaAGAGCGAAAAGGGAATTTGTGATGGTAACATGGTTTCATGCCAATCTCTTTATATACATAAGAATAGACTGTCAACTTAACTCCACAAAGATAAATCCACTCAGCTTGTCATTCTACCAAGTCTTCTTGACGTCGGACAGAGAGGGCAAAAGGTCTTTGTCTTGAATgtaggtttttgttttattagtgGAAAATTCATAC comes from Camelina sativa cultivar DH55 chromosome 19, Cs, whole genome shotgun sequence and encodes:
- the LOC104764232 gene encoding receptor-like protein 12; the encoded protein is NHVTITNSLFALSLYSYSIQSMSLIPITFFFFLLFLFFYNFRDVLAVTNRNLCHPKQRDALLEFKNKFDIKKPCFGCPGPPKTNSWGNSSDCCRWEGITCDAKSGEVIELDLMCSCLHGWFHSNSNLSMLQNFRFLTTLDLSYNHLSGQIPSSFGNLSQLTSLYLSGNYFSGWIPSSLGNLFHLTSLRFYGNNLVGEIPSSLGNLSYLTFLDLSTNNFVGEIPSSIGSLNQLSILRVDNNKLSGNLPRELINLTMLSELSLFHNQFTGTLPPNITSLSILESFSANGNNFVGTIPSSLFTLPFITLIFLENNQFSGTLEFGNLSSPSNLLVLQLGGNNLRGPIPRSISRLVNLRTLDLSHFNIQGPVDFNILSHLKLLGNLYLSHSNTTTIIDLNAVLSSFKMLISLDLSGNHVFVTNKSSVPDHPSQLIVSLNLSRCGITEFPEVLRMQRQMRTLDISNNKIKGQVPSWLLLQLEYMYISNNNFIGFERSTKPEKSFASKPSMKHLLGSNNNFSGDIPSFICSLRSLIILDLSNNDFSGSIPRCMGKFMSTLSDLNLRRNRLSGSLPKNIIKSLRSLDVSHNELEGKLPRSLIHFSTLEVLNVERNRIKDTFPFWLSSLKKLHVLVLRSNAFHGRIHRTRFPKLRIMDISRNHFNGTLPSDCFVDWTAMSSLKKDEDRFNEKYLGSGYYHDSMVLTNKGVEMELVRILKIYTALDFSENKFEGEIPKSIGLLKELQVLNLSSNDFTGHIPSSMGNLRELESLDVSRNKLSGAIPQELGNLSYLAYMNFSHNQLGGLVPGGTQFRRQKCSSFEDNHGLYGPSLDEVCVDIHAPTPQEHEQPESEEEDEEMMFSWLAAAIGLGPGIAFGLMIGYILVCYKPQWFMNHFQRNKHRSRRRSTTRSTTLKKEPY